A single region of the Tigriopus californicus strain San Diego chromosome 8, Tcal_SD_v2.1, whole genome shotgun sequence genome encodes:
- the LOC131885667 gene encoding uncharacterized protein LOC131885667 isoform X2 — MDIGRDILTNTLLGSKDWEKVFSPWWITVHHYLVYSLVVLGLIALPINCMISVQGNCSYHPAHPRNYVLPMKICRMNEELSQIVIEKRYCTTKQRNVLNETFGIIATQEDSVFEYQTIRNIAFMSEMWKAAKAKEHTTNFNNCLLKMNPRAFPFHLYYACVNQLDALALYFPYLVLTLALFLVILERLCTRYLWTGRRIEKFYELLVKDIIEEGGSKAMNSLEQRQKCQQIIYDFMNSSFLCGSYIVQTTIKVLVCLSVLIWSIMGMCHSLRESFKTDFNCEQFDYMHACSITSNGMNIVLFDLCNIVVALILLDGIFNVFWHYRFFCSTNTQGSILVPKTKLDRLILGFVATKEGAESSFMNTYFGSPDLQMLMNLLAAKEGIWAAILVLSAFDANFKSQFKVRDCKMGSHSSEVSGKRKDATISWNEPHAASFIGENVPTEHLMYVLEINPPIDWHKQGDNVTMVPACADDGECIFNPLVVSTDWDGKTTSSLASALTTLERESEEVKQIPKLDKSSSKDSVFSGYSVNNNATEAIVSGTHANGRNLLATHLYKSSMARNQTEQRTTASRSFKHAFVGLRMDTDYKITLKFVLSGRALGSEAFTILSHDGESRKTSAVSNSDSNLNSSLASRTTRNQWIQANNDTELTAMLEDCAAQSDRVILDFEAKWCPNCRNLQEALKELPSRCQVKHSVFIQADVDECPKVSASFQFSTLPALFVLKEGQIDHCMMGKGALEHGPEIITKLCALDE, encoded by the exons ATGGACATCGGCAGAGACATCCTCACCAACACATTGTTGGGGAGCAAGGATTGGGAAAAGGTGTTTAGCCCGTGGTGGATTACGGTTCATCATTATTTGGTCTACTCATTGGTGGTTTTGG GCCTGATTGCTCTTCCGATCAACTGTATGATCAGTGTTCAAGGCAACTGCTCGTATCATCCTGCTCACCCGAGAAATTATGTCTTACCCATGAAGATTTGTCGAATGAACGAGGAGTTGAGCCAAATTGTCATCGAAAAGCGATATTGCACAACCAAACAGCG AAATGTTTTAAACGAAACCTTTGGCATTATTGCCACTCAAGAGGACAGTGTTTTTGAATATCAAACCATTCGAAACATTGCATTTATGTCAGAAATGTGGAAAGCGGCTAAG GCCAAAGAACACACCACCAACTTCAATAATTgtttattgaaaatgaatccccGAGCCTTTCCCTTCCATCTTTACTATGCCTGTGTGAATCAGTTGGACGCTTTGGCTTTGTATTTTCCATACTTGGTGTTAACTTTAGCACTTTTCTTGGTCATTCTGGAGAGGCTCTGTACCAG GTACCTATGGACAGGTCGGCGCATTGAAAAGTTCTATGAGCTACTGGTCAAGGACATTATTGAGGAGGGTGGCTCGAAAGCAATGAACTCACTTGAGCAACGCCAAAAGTGCCAACAGATCATTTACGACTTCATGAATTCATCTTTCTTGTGTGGGAGCTATATCGTTCAAACGACCATCAAAGTGCTCGTGTGTCTGTCCGTTCTCATCTGGAGCATCATGGGCATGTGCCATTCGCTTAGAGAGAGCTTCAAAACTGACTTCAATTGTGAG CAATTCGACTACATGCATGCCTGCTCGATCACATCCAACGGCATGAACATCGTTTTATTCGACTTGTGCAACATTGTGGTGGCGCTGATTCTGTTGGACGGTATTTTCAACGTGTTTTGGCACTACCGATTCTTCTGCAGCACCAACACTCAAGGATCGATCTTGGttcccaaaacaaaactagACCGGTTGATCCTTGGTTTCGTGGCGACTAAAGAAGGTGCCGAAAGTTCGTTTATGAATACGTATTTCGGATCACCAGACTTACAAATGCTCATGAACCTTTTGGCTGCCAAGGAAGGCATTTGGGCGGCCATACTCGTTTTAAGCGCATTTGATGCCAATTTCAAAAGCCAGTTCAAG GTTCGGGATTGCAAAATGGGTTCCCACTCCTCAGAGGTAAGCGGGAAGCGGAAAGATGCCACAATCTCATGGAACGAACCTCATGCCGCCTCATTCATCGGTGAAAATGTTCCCACGGAGCATCTGATGTATGTTTTGGAGATTAACCCGCCCATTGACTGGCACAAGCAAGGGGACAATGTGACCATGGTACCAGCCTGCGCCGACGATGGAGAATGTATCTTTAATCCATTAGTGGTCTCTACCGATTGGGACGGGAAAACCACGTCATCTTTGGCCAGTGCCTTAACCACTTTGGAGAGAGAATCCGAGGAGGTCAAGCAAATTCCCAA GCTGGATAAATCGAGTTCCAAAGACAGCGTTTTCTCCGGCTATTCTGTCAATAACAATGCTACGGAGGCCATTGTGAGTGGGACTCACGCCAACGGCCGGAACTTACTCGCCACTCATTTGTACAAATCGAGCATGGCCAGAAATCAGACAGAACAGCGGACAACGGCCTCGAGGTCATTCAAACACGCGTTTGTGGGACTTCGAATGGACACAGACTACAAAATCACATTAAAATTCGTCCTCTCGGGTCGGGCTTTGGGCTCTGAAGCATTCACCATTTTAAGTCACGATGGAGAGAGCCGGAAAACGTCGGCcgtttcaaattcagattcGAACCTGAACTCCTCGTTGGCTTCAAGGACGACTCGTAATCAGTGGATCCAAGCCAATAATGATACGGAGTTGACTGCAATGCTGGAAGACTGCGCCGCGCAGTCAGACCGTGTGATCTTGGATTTTGAAGCCAAATGGTGTCCAAATTGTCGGAATTTGCAAGAAGCGCTCAAG gaATTACCATCCAGGTGCCAAGTGAAGCATAGTGTTTTCATTCAAGCGGATGTGGACGAGTGTCCGAAGGTCTCGGCctcctttcaattttccacATTACCCGCGCTTTTCGTCCTCAAAGAGGGTCAAATTGACCATTGTATGATGGGAAAAGGGGCATTGGAACATGGACCGGAGATCATAACTAAACTGTGCGCGCTCGACGAATAA
- the LOC131885667 gene encoding uncharacterized protein LOC131885667 isoform X1, which yields MDIGRDILTNTLLGSKDWEKVFSPWWITVHHYLVYSLVVLGLIALPINCMISVQGNCSYHPAHPRNYVLPMKICRMNEELSQIVIEKRYCTTKQRNVLNETFGIIATQEDSVFEYQTIRNIAFMSEMWKAAKAKEHTTNFNNCLLKMNPRAFPFHLYYACVNQLDALALYFPYLVLTLALFLVILERLCTRYLWTGRRIEKFYELLVKDIIEEGGSKAMNSLEQRQKCQQIIYDFMNSSFLCGSYIVQTTIKVLVCLSVLIWSIMGMCHSLRESFKTDFNCEQFDYMHACSITSNGMNIVLFDLCNIVVALILLDGIFNVFWHYRFFCSTNTQGSILVPKTKLDRLILGFVATKEGAESSFMNTYFGSPDLQMLMNLLAAKEGIWAAILVLSAFDANFKSQFKVRDCKMGSHSSEVSGKRKDATISWNEPHAASFIGENVPTEHLMYVLEINPPIDWHKQGDNVTMVPACADDGECIFNPLVVSTDWDGKTTSSLASALTTLERESEEVKQIPKPIGSPPSRLDKSSSKDSVFSGYSVNNNATEAIVSGTHANGRNLLATHLYKSSMARNQTEQRTTASRSFKHAFVGLRMDTDYKITLKFVLSGRALGSEAFTILSHDGESRKTSAVSNSDSNLNSSLASRTTRNQWIQANNDTELTAMLEDCAAQSDRVILDFEAKWCPNCRNLQEALKELPSRCQVKHSVFIQADVDECPKVSASFQFSTLPALFVLKEGQIDHCMMGKGALEHGPEIITKLCALDE from the exons ATGGACATCGGCAGAGACATCCTCACCAACACATTGTTGGGGAGCAAGGATTGGGAAAAGGTGTTTAGCCCGTGGTGGATTACGGTTCATCATTATTTGGTCTACTCATTGGTGGTTTTGG GCCTGATTGCTCTTCCGATCAACTGTATGATCAGTGTTCAAGGCAACTGCTCGTATCATCCTGCTCACCCGAGAAATTATGTCTTACCCATGAAGATTTGTCGAATGAACGAGGAGTTGAGCCAAATTGTCATCGAAAAGCGATATTGCACAACCAAACAGCG AAATGTTTTAAACGAAACCTTTGGCATTATTGCCACTCAAGAGGACAGTGTTTTTGAATATCAAACCATTCGAAACATTGCATTTATGTCAGAAATGTGGAAAGCGGCTAAG GCCAAAGAACACACCACCAACTTCAATAATTgtttattgaaaatgaatccccGAGCCTTTCCCTTCCATCTTTACTATGCCTGTGTGAATCAGTTGGACGCTTTGGCTTTGTATTTTCCATACTTGGTGTTAACTTTAGCACTTTTCTTGGTCATTCTGGAGAGGCTCTGTACCAG GTACCTATGGACAGGTCGGCGCATTGAAAAGTTCTATGAGCTACTGGTCAAGGACATTATTGAGGAGGGTGGCTCGAAAGCAATGAACTCACTTGAGCAACGCCAAAAGTGCCAACAGATCATTTACGACTTCATGAATTCATCTTTCTTGTGTGGGAGCTATATCGTTCAAACGACCATCAAAGTGCTCGTGTGTCTGTCCGTTCTCATCTGGAGCATCATGGGCATGTGCCATTCGCTTAGAGAGAGCTTCAAAACTGACTTCAATTGTGAG CAATTCGACTACATGCATGCCTGCTCGATCACATCCAACGGCATGAACATCGTTTTATTCGACTTGTGCAACATTGTGGTGGCGCTGATTCTGTTGGACGGTATTTTCAACGTGTTTTGGCACTACCGATTCTTCTGCAGCACCAACACTCAAGGATCGATCTTGGttcccaaaacaaaactagACCGGTTGATCCTTGGTTTCGTGGCGACTAAAGAAGGTGCCGAAAGTTCGTTTATGAATACGTATTTCGGATCACCAGACTTACAAATGCTCATGAACCTTTTGGCTGCCAAGGAAGGCATTTGGGCGGCCATACTCGTTTTAAGCGCATTTGATGCCAATTTCAAAAGCCAGTTCAAG GTTCGGGATTGCAAAATGGGTTCCCACTCCTCAGAGGTAAGCGGGAAGCGGAAAGATGCCACAATCTCATGGAACGAACCTCATGCCGCCTCATTCATCGGTGAAAATGTTCCCACGGAGCATCTGATGTATGTTTTGGAGATTAACCCGCCCATTGACTGGCACAAGCAAGGGGACAATGTGACCATGGTACCAGCCTGCGCCGACGATGGAGAATGTATCTTTAATCCATTAGTGGTCTCTACCGATTGGGACGGGAAAACCACGTCATCTTTGGCCAGTGCCTTAACCACTTTGGAGAGAGAATCCGAGGAGGTCAAGCAAATTCCCAA ACCTATTGGATCTCCTCCTTCAAGGCTGGATAAATCGAGTTCCAAAGACAGCGTTTTCTCCGGCTATTCTGTCAATAACAATGCTACGGAGGCCATTGTGAGTGGGACTCACGCCAACGGCCGGAACTTACTCGCCACTCATTTGTACAAATCGAGCATGGCCAGAAATCAGACAGAACAGCGGACAACGGCCTCGAGGTCATTCAAACACGCGTTTGTGGGACTTCGAATGGACACAGACTACAAAATCACATTAAAATTCGTCCTCTCGGGTCGGGCTTTGGGCTCTGAAGCATTCACCATTTTAAGTCACGATGGAGAGAGCCGGAAAACGTCGGCcgtttcaaattcagattcGAACCTGAACTCCTCGTTGGCTTCAAGGACGACTCGTAATCAGTGGATCCAAGCCAATAATGATACGGAGTTGACTGCAATGCTGGAAGACTGCGCCGCGCAGTCAGACCGTGTGATCTTGGATTTTGAAGCCAAATGGTGTCCAAATTGTCGGAATTTGCAAGAAGCGCTCAAG gaATTACCATCCAGGTGCCAAGTGAAGCATAGTGTTTTCATTCAAGCGGATGTGGACGAGTGTCCGAAGGTCTCGGCctcctttcaattttccacATTACCCGCGCTTTTCGTCCTCAAAGAGGGTCAAATTGACCATTGTATGATGGGAAAAGGGGCATTGGAACATGGACCGGAGATCATAACTAAACTGTGCGCGCTCGACGAATAA
- the LOC131885667 gene encoding uncharacterized protein LOC131885667 isoform X4: protein MNPRAFPFHLYYACVNQLDALALYFPYLVLTLALFLVILERLCTRYLWTGRRIEKFYELLVKDIIEEGGSKAMNSLEQRQKCQQIIYDFMNSSFLCGSYIVQTTIKVLVCLSVLIWSIMGMCHSLRESFKTDFNCEQFDYMHACSITSNGMNIVLFDLCNIVVALILLDGIFNVFWHYRFFCSTNTQGSILVPKTKLDRLILGFVATKEGAESSFMNTYFGSPDLQMLMNLLAAKEGIWAAILVLSAFDANFKSQFKVRDCKMGSHSSEVSGKRKDATISWNEPHAASFIGENVPTEHLMYVLEINPPIDWHKQGDNVTMVPACADDGECIFNPLVVSTDWDGKTTSSLASALTTLERESEEVKQIPKPIGSPPSRLDKSSSKDSVFSGYSVNNNATEAIVSGTHANGRNLLATHLYKSSMARNQTEQRTTASRSFKHAFVGLRMDTDYKITLKFVLSGRALGSEAFTILSHDGESRKTSAVSNSDSNLNSSLASRTTRNQWIQANNDTELTAMLEDCAAQSDRVILDFEAKWCPNCRNLQEALKELPSRCQVKHSVFIQADVDECPKVSASFQFSTLPALFVLKEGQIDHCMMGKGALEHGPEIITKLCALDE, encoded by the exons atgaatccccGAGCCTTTCCCTTCCATCTTTACTATGCCTGTGTGAATCAGTTGGACGCTTTGGCTTTGTATTTTCCATACTTGGTGTTAACTTTAGCACTTTTCTTGGTCATTCTGGAGAGGCTCTGTACCAG GTACCTATGGACAGGTCGGCGCATTGAAAAGTTCTATGAGCTACTGGTCAAGGACATTATTGAGGAGGGTGGCTCGAAAGCAATGAACTCACTTGAGCAACGCCAAAAGTGCCAACAGATCATTTACGACTTCATGAATTCATCTTTCTTGTGTGGGAGCTATATCGTTCAAACGACCATCAAAGTGCTCGTGTGTCTGTCCGTTCTCATCTGGAGCATCATGGGCATGTGCCATTCGCTTAGAGAGAGCTTCAAAACTGACTTCAATTGTGAG CAATTCGACTACATGCATGCCTGCTCGATCACATCCAACGGCATGAACATCGTTTTATTCGACTTGTGCAACATTGTGGTGGCGCTGATTCTGTTGGACGGTATTTTCAACGTGTTTTGGCACTACCGATTCTTCTGCAGCACCAACACTCAAGGATCGATCTTGGttcccaaaacaaaactagACCGGTTGATCCTTGGTTTCGTGGCGACTAAAGAAGGTGCCGAAAGTTCGTTTATGAATACGTATTTCGGATCACCAGACTTACAAATGCTCATGAACCTTTTGGCTGCCAAGGAAGGCATTTGGGCGGCCATACTCGTTTTAAGCGCATTTGATGCCAATTTCAAAAGCCAGTTCAAG GTTCGGGATTGCAAAATGGGTTCCCACTCCTCAGAGGTAAGCGGGAAGCGGAAAGATGCCACAATCTCATGGAACGAACCTCATGCCGCCTCATTCATCGGTGAAAATGTTCCCACGGAGCATCTGATGTATGTTTTGGAGATTAACCCGCCCATTGACTGGCACAAGCAAGGGGACAATGTGACCATGGTACCAGCCTGCGCCGACGATGGAGAATGTATCTTTAATCCATTAGTGGTCTCTACCGATTGGGACGGGAAAACCACGTCATCTTTGGCCAGTGCCTTAACCACTTTGGAGAGAGAATCCGAGGAGGTCAAGCAAATTCCCAA ACCTATTGGATCTCCTCCTTCAAGGCTGGATAAATCGAGTTCCAAAGACAGCGTTTTCTCCGGCTATTCTGTCAATAACAATGCTACGGAGGCCATTGTGAGTGGGACTCACGCCAACGGCCGGAACTTACTCGCCACTCATTTGTACAAATCGAGCATGGCCAGAAATCAGACAGAACAGCGGACAACGGCCTCGAGGTCATTCAAACACGCGTTTGTGGGACTTCGAATGGACACAGACTACAAAATCACATTAAAATTCGTCCTCTCGGGTCGGGCTTTGGGCTCTGAAGCATTCACCATTTTAAGTCACGATGGAGAGAGCCGGAAAACGTCGGCcgtttcaaattcagattcGAACCTGAACTCCTCGTTGGCTTCAAGGACGACTCGTAATCAGTGGATCCAAGCCAATAATGATACGGAGTTGACTGCAATGCTGGAAGACTGCGCCGCGCAGTCAGACCGTGTGATCTTGGATTTTGAAGCCAAATGGTGTCCAAATTGTCGGAATTTGCAAGAAGCGCTCAAG gaATTACCATCCAGGTGCCAAGTGAAGCATAGTGTTTTCATTCAAGCGGATGTGGACGAGTGTCCGAAGGTCTCGGCctcctttcaattttccacATTACCCGCGCTTTTCGTCCTCAAAGAGGGTCAAATTGACCATTGTATGATGGGAAAAGGGGCATTGGAACATGGACCGGAGATCATAACTAAACTGTGCGCGCTCGACGAATAA
- the LOC131885667 gene encoding uncharacterized protein LOC131885667 isoform X3: MDIGRDILTNTLLGSKDWEKVFSPWWITVHHYLVYSLVVLGLIALPINCMISVQGNCSYHPAHPRNYVLPMKICRMNEELSQIVIEKRYCTTKQRNVLNETFGIIATQEDSVFEYQTIRNIAFMSEMWKAAKAKEHTTNFNNCLLKMNPRAFPFHLYYACVNQLDALALYFPYLVLTLALFLVILERLCTRYLWTGRRIEKFYELLVKDIIEEGGSKAMNSLEQRQKCQQIIYDFMNSSFLCGSYIVQTTIKVLVCLSVLIWSIMGMCHSLRESFKTDFNCEVRDCKMGSHSSEVSGKRKDATISWNEPHAASFIGENVPTEHLMYVLEINPPIDWHKQGDNVTMVPACADDGECIFNPLVVSTDWDGKTTSSLASALTTLERESEEVKQIPKPIGSPPSRLDKSSSKDSVFSGYSVNNNATEAIVSGTHANGRNLLATHLYKSSMARNQTEQRTTASRSFKHAFVGLRMDTDYKITLKFVLSGRALGSEAFTILSHDGESRKTSAVSNSDSNLNSSLASRTTRNQWIQANNDTELTAMLEDCAAQSDRVILDFEAKWCPNCRNLQEALKELPSRCQVKHSVFIQADVDECPKVSASFQFSTLPALFVLKEGQIDHCMMGKGALEHGPEIITKLCALDE; encoded by the exons ATGGACATCGGCAGAGACATCCTCACCAACACATTGTTGGGGAGCAAGGATTGGGAAAAGGTGTTTAGCCCGTGGTGGATTACGGTTCATCATTATTTGGTCTACTCATTGGTGGTTTTGG GCCTGATTGCTCTTCCGATCAACTGTATGATCAGTGTTCAAGGCAACTGCTCGTATCATCCTGCTCACCCGAGAAATTATGTCTTACCCATGAAGATTTGTCGAATGAACGAGGAGTTGAGCCAAATTGTCATCGAAAAGCGATATTGCACAACCAAACAGCG AAATGTTTTAAACGAAACCTTTGGCATTATTGCCACTCAAGAGGACAGTGTTTTTGAATATCAAACCATTCGAAACATTGCATTTATGTCAGAAATGTGGAAAGCGGCTAAG GCCAAAGAACACACCACCAACTTCAATAATTgtttattgaaaatgaatccccGAGCCTTTCCCTTCCATCTTTACTATGCCTGTGTGAATCAGTTGGACGCTTTGGCTTTGTATTTTCCATACTTGGTGTTAACTTTAGCACTTTTCTTGGTCATTCTGGAGAGGCTCTGTACCAG GTACCTATGGACAGGTCGGCGCATTGAAAAGTTCTATGAGCTACTGGTCAAGGACATTATTGAGGAGGGTGGCTCGAAAGCAATGAACTCACTTGAGCAACGCCAAAAGTGCCAACAGATCATTTACGACTTCATGAATTCATCTTTCTTGTGTGGGAGCTATATCGTTCAAACGACCATCAAAGTGCTCGTGTGTCTGTCCGTTCTCATCTGGAGCATCATGGGCATGTGCCATTCGCTTAGAGAGAGCTTCAAAACTGACTTCAATTGTGAG GTTCGGGATTGCAAAATGGGTTCCCACTCCTCAGAGGTAAGCGGGAAGCGGAAAGATGCCACAATCTCATGGAACGAACCTCATGCCGCCTCATTCATCGGTGAAAATGTTCCCACGGAGCATCTGATGTATGTTTTGGAGATTAACCCGCCCATTGACTGGCACAAGCAAGGGGACAATGTGACCATGGTACCAGCCTGCGCCGACGATGGAGAATGTATCTTTAATCCATTAGTGGTCTCTACCGATTGGGACGGGAAAACCACGTCATCTTTGGCCAGTGCCTTAACCACTTTGGAGAGAGAATCCGAGGAGGTCAAGCAAATTCCCAA ACCTATTGGATCTCCTCCTTCAAGGCTGGATAAATCGAGTTCCAAAGACAGCGTTTTCTCCGGCTATTCTGTCAATAACAATGCTACGGAGGCCATTGTGAGTGGGACTCACGCCAACGGCCGGAACTTACTCGCCACTCATTTGTACAAATCGAGCATGGCCAGAAATCAGACAGAACAGCGGACAACGGCCTCGAGGTCATTCAAACACGCGTTTGTGGGACTTCGAATGGACACAGACTACAAAATCACATTAAAATTCGTCCTCTCGGGTCGGGCTTTGGGCTCTGAAGCATTCACCATTTTAAGTCACGATGGAGAGAGCCGGAAAACGTCGGCcgtttcaaattcagattcGAACCTGAACTCCTCGTTGGCTTCAAGGACGACTCGTAATCAGTGGATCCAAGCCAATAATGATACGGAGTTGACTGCAATGCTGGAAGACTGCGCCGCGCAGTCAGACCGTGTGATCTTGGATTTTGAAGCCAAATGGTGTCCAAATTGTCGGAATTTGCAAGAAGCGCTCAAG gaATTACCATCCAGGTGCCAAGTGAAGCATAGTGTTTTCATTCAAGCGGATGTGGACGAGTGTCCGAAGGTCTCGGCctcctttcaattttccacATTACCCGCGCTTTTCGTCCTCAAAGAGGGTCAAATTGACCATTGTATGATGGGAAAAGGGGCATTGGAACATGGACCGGAGATCATAACTAAACTGTGCGCGCTCGACGAATAA